From Rhinatrema bivittatum chromosome 5, aRhiBiv1.1, whole genome shotgun sequence, the proteins below share one genomic window:
- the SOWAHC gene encoding ankyrin repeat domain-containing protein SOWAHC: protein MAEELSQDAVLRFLRERGGRAPNHELVEHFRGRLGAAPGAEERAAARQRFKDIVNRLGSVRQEDGVKYVCLRKRYLGEPPPPPGTQACPAPAAPEQVPSISVTEASPLPEEERRPVFERTEDGGGDGGGGDPQPAEEEEVAAGAGSLPPREKSKLGAAEVEDGGGGAPAPQPPGGEGGRESARRCLPARASLSAEDSGGDGSPADSPCSPGGLTTTTPRSSRKTFRERMISSSPQLRRTFFPGARGGGGDSDTASLASAEENGGSGGGSVTLDPLEHAWMLSASDGKWESLEGLLGCDPALFAKRDFVTGFNCLHWAAKHGRHELLALLVGFARKHRLPVAINARASGGYTALHLAAMHGHLEVVKLLVGAYDADVDVRDYSGRKACQYLSRDAAEGMKGLVGALADPESRGGGVSSLGSGRWRLSRVLPATITVHRLPLLGDDHPDGPWPKSREVSRKLSGGSSRVKPRLNKMRFRTQIIHTTPSFRDSEEEERALKSPIKLRPKSNVFG, encoded by the coding sequence atGGCCGAGGAGCTGAGCCAGGACGCGGTGCTGCGGTTCCTGCGCGAGCGCGGCGGCCGGGCCCCCAATCACGAGCTGGTGGAGCACTTCAGGGGCCGGCTGGGCGCCGCGCCGGGGGCAGAGGAGCGCGCCGCCGCCCGCCAGCGCTTCAAGGACATCGTCAACCGGCTGGGCAGCGTGCGGCAGGAAGACGGCGTCAAGTACGTGTGCCTGCGGAAGAGGTACCTGGgggagccgccgccgccgccgggcACCCAGGCCTGcccggctcccgccgctccggAGCAGGTGCCCAGCATCTCGGTGACCGAAGCGTCCCCGCTGCCCGAGGAGGAGCGGCGGCCGGTGTTTGAACGGAcagaggatgggggaggagacGGCGGCGGCGGGGACCCGCAGCCTgcggaggaggaagaggtggcgGCAGGAGCCGGGAGCCTGCCCCCGCGGGAGAAGTCGAAGCTCGGCGCAGCGGAGGTGGAGGATGGCGGCGGCGGCGCCCCCGCTCCCCAGCCGCCgggaggagagggaggcagggagagCGCCCGTCGCTGCTTGCCGGCCCGGGCCTCGTTGAGCGCGGAGGACTCCGGAGGGGACGGCTCGCCGGCGGATTCCCCCTGCTCCCCCGGCggcctcaccaccaccaccccccggTCCAGCCGGAAGACCTTCCGCGAGCGGATGATCAGCAGCTCCCCGCAGCTGCGCAGGACTTTCTTCCCGGGGGCCCGCGGCGGAGGGGGAGACTCGGACACGGCATCCCTCGCCTCCGCGGAGGAGaacggcggcagcggcggcggctcgGTGACCCTGGACCCCCTGGAGCACGCCTGGATGCTGTCCGCCTCCGACGGCAAGTGGGAGAGCCTGGAGGGGCTGCTGGGCTGCGACCCGGCCCTCTTCGCCAAGCGGGACTTCGTCACGGGCTTCAACTGCCTGCACTGGGCCGCCAAGCACGGCCGGCACGAGCTGCTCGCCCTGCTGGTCGGCTTCGCCCGCAAGCACCGGCTGCCCGTCGCCATCAACGCCCGGGCCAGCGGCGGCTACACGGCCCTGCACCTGGCCGCCATGCACGGCCACCTGGAGGTGGTCAAGCTGCTGGTGGGCGCCTACGACGCCGACGTGGACGTCCGGGACTACAGCGGCCGCAAGGCCTGCCAGTACCTGAGCCGGGACGCCGCCGAGGGCATGAAGGGGCTGGTGGGCGCCCTGGCCGACCCGGAGAGCCGCGGCGGCGGCGTCAGCAGCCTGGGCAGCGGGCGCTGGCGGCTCTCCCGGGTGCTGCCCGCCACCATCACGGTGCACCGGCTGCCCCTGCTGGGCGACGACCACCCGGACGGCCCCTGGCCCAAGAGCAGGGAGGTGAGCCGCAAGCTGTCGGGCGGCAGCAGCAGGGTGAAGCCCCGGCTCAACAAGATGCGCTTCCGGACGCAGATCATTCACACCACGCCCTCGTTCCGGGACTCCGAGGAGGAGGAGCGCGCCCTCAAAAGCCCCATCAAGTTGCGACCCAAGTCCAATGTGTTTGGGTGa